Proteins encoded within one genomic window of Oncorhynchus masou masou isolate Uvic2021 chromosome 1, UVic_Omas_1.1, whole genome shotgun sequence:
- the LOC135510525 gene encoding microtubule-associated protein 1A-like produces MSEEMMKQLEEKDTQLDDMTQEVKEKDTQLDDMTQEVREKERLLEEKNQIIEQMEKLLEEKENQLEEKDKQLKEKDLQLEDRNHRLGEKDRLLEERDKQLEERDRRLDESDKLLEGKENELKERRQEVEERRQEVEEKDNLLEERENQLKERDKQVEDVNNENAELAQQICDVKTEVERLRREISAQMTEHGEMSDTGSILPVRRRNSLDLPPLMGGESSDTDPTLPLRRRHSMELNIKIFSGSGWSERPHLHFGPQWEERAALQTPQCLPNNRTGGTGERRGVLGDEIQTPLSDIPKCGVFSH; encoded by the exons ATGTCTGAAGAGATGATGAAACAACTAGAGGAGAAAGACACACAACTGGATGATATGACCCAGGAAGTGAAAGAGAAAGACACACAACTGGATGATATGACCcaggaagtgagagagaaagagagactccTGGAGGAGAAGAACCAGATAATAGAACAGATGGAGAAACTATTAGAAGAGAAAGAAAACCAACTGGAAGAGAAAGACAAGCAACTAAAGGAAAAAGAccttcaactagaggacagaaaCCACAGActgggagagaaggacagactactggaagagagagacaaacaactggaagagagagacagacgactGGACGAGAGCGACAAACTACTGGAGGGAAAAGAAAATGAactgaaagagaggagacaggaagtagaagagaggagacaggaagtagAAGAGAAAGACAACctactagaggagagagagaaccagttaaaggagagagacaaacaggtgGAGGATGTCAACAATGAAAATGCTGAACTGG CTCAACAGATATGTGATGTGAAGACTGAGgtagagagactgagaagagagatCTCAGCCCAGATGACTG AACATGGAGAGATGTCAGATACAGGTTCCATACTCCCAGTCAGGAGGAGAAACAGCCTGGACCTTCCTCcactta TGGGAGGAGAGTCCTCAGATACAGACCCTACACTTCCActgaggaggagacacagcatgGAGTTAAATATCAAGATtttttccggttccggttggagcgagcggccgcatctacacttcggtccgcag tgggaggagagagcagcactCCAGACTCCCCAGTGTCTCCCAAATAACAGAACTGGAGGGACAGGTGAAAGAAGAGGAGTACTGGGGGATGAAATACAAACACCTTTGTCTGACATACCAAAATGTGGAGTGTTTTCCCATTGA